A portion of the Pseudomonadota bacterium genome contains these proteins:
- a CDS encoding helix-turn-helix domain-containing protein, producing MEDEILTIKEVSEYLKIKEKTTYSLAAKGEIPGFKVGGSWRFRKNEISRWILDQERKSISNADGLLREEHK from the coding sequence ATGGAAGACGAAATTCTAACCATCAAAGAAGTATCCGAATACCTTAAGATTAAGGAAAAAACCACCTATTCCTTGGCCGCTAAAGGTGAAATTCCTGGCTTTAAGGTGGGTGGTAGCTGGCGTTTTAGAAAGAATGAAATAAGTCGCTGGATTTTAGACCAAGAAAGAAAAAGCATCAGTAATGCGGATGGCTTATTAAGAGAAGAACACAAATGA
- a CDS encoding toll/interleukin-1 receptor domain-containing protein, with the protein MTERNVLFISHANPEDNVFTTWLGAKLSAAGYEVWADVLELVGGQDWQRRLEDALRNRAIKVLLVGTQHGVDKQGVRNEIQIASNTSKQIQDTDYIIPLKLENFDAPFLIAHAQHIDFSKSWAAGLKELLETLATYDVPKLEAESSNPWCAVQLAHGKEPVQIEENIISNWLKFSSLPTEVHFYDFNSGISIGLRDRMLRNSSIPLVGKNRGFISFADYPSLQEILGPDLPINLVESTKIEDFLEEGWPSLQIEFWDARKHVSNMLRQGLDAVLAAKQLSSYEMSNKKLSWFGQKGVVPDSQIRFGWPDSLPGRRVIRGYSEKRRMHWHYGISPQVTMWPEPHIKLRGNLVFSENGTLPIDDAKKMHRLRRSFTKSWRNARWRDMMLSFLWWITDGAESLVIPFGEEKGAVLFIPTIIFVSPVSMPVEIEESSPEDQDDPDYIEEPFADNNFDDVAEEVVA; encoded by the coding sequence ATGACAGAACGTAATGTATTATTTATTAGTCACGCAAACCCAGAGGACAATGTGTTCACCACTTGGCTGGGCGCCAAGTTATCTGCGGCTGGTTATGAAGTATGGGCTGATGTTCTTGAGTTGGTTGGTGGGCAGGATTGGCAACGTAGGCTTGAAGATGCACTTCGCAACCGTGCCATTAAGGTATTGCTGGTAGGAACTCAACATGGAGTTGATAAACAAGGTGTCCGCAATGAAATTCAAATTGCCTCCAATACATCAAAACAAATTCAAGACACTGACTATATAATTCCTTTGAAACTTGAGAATTTCGACGCGCCATTTCTTATTGCACATGCTCAACACATAGATTTCTCGAAAAGCTGGGCAGCAGGCCTTAAAGAACTTTTAGAAACTCTAGCCACATATGATGTGCCAAAATTGGAAGCCGAAAGCTCTAACCCTTGGTGCGCAGTACAGTTGGCGCATGGAAAAGAACCTGTGCAGATAGAAGAAAACATCATTTCCAACTGGTTGAAATTTTCATCACTACCTACCGAGGTACATTTTTATGATTTTAATTCGGGGATTTCGATTGGCTTAAGGGATCGCATGCTAAGGAATTCTTCAATTCCTCTGGTTGGCAAAAACCGTGGGTTTATCAGCTTTGCTGATTATCCATCTTTGCAGGAAATACTAGGACCAGATTTGCCTATAAATTTGGTGGAAAGCACTAAAATTGAAGATTTTTTAGAAGAGGGATGGCCATCGCTACAGATAGAATTTTGGGATGCTCGCAAACACGTTAGCAATATGCTTCGACAGGGATTAGATGCGGTTCTTGCTGCAAAACAGCTTTCATCTTATGAAATGTCGAATAAGAAGCTTTCTTGGTTCGGTCAAAAAGGTGTGGTTCCTGATAGTCAAATCCGCTTTGGGTGGCCAGACTCATTGCCAGGACGCAGAGTTATTAGGGGCTATTCTGAGAAGAGAAGAATGCACTGGCATTATGGTATTAGCCCTCAAGTTACAATGTGGCCGGAGCCTCATATAAAATTACGTGGAAACTTAGTCTTTTCTGAAAATGGCACTCTTCCTATAGACGATGCAAAAAAGATGCACCGCCTCAGACGGTCATTTACAAAATCTTGGCGTAATGCGCGCTGGCGGGACATGATGCTTTCATTCCTTTGGTGGATAACGGATGGAGCTGAATCTTTAGTGATACCTTTTGGAGAAGAAAAGGGTGCTGTTTTGTTTATTCCAACAATTATATTTGTTTCACCTGTCAGCATGCCTGTTGAAATTGAGGAATCCAGCCCAGAAGATCAAGATGATCCAGATTACATTGAAGAACCTTTTGCAGATAATAACTTTGATGATGTTGCTGAAGAGGTGGTAGCATGA
- a CDS encoding AAA family ATPase, whose protein sequence is MPQSAENQTVNFIVIAERGSLGNAPNTCYLWVNNWDDFGFKTTFALYYITKDGEQKDLGRISIANEGLTGGYVQLPESPFIQLPENYCSLGHSQGYYEELMGLPSLIRISILRGLRDCAYDQEIFERFQDENAVSTSLLRHVSVQNVNYLFPNILRGHAVATPYKFQFRLNGNETTAIDVSVVPDSTPPTNIHVLIGRNGVGKTRILSGLADQITKNPSPADISQNGEIVFSQNTLGFLEQNGQSDRFTNLVTVVFSAFDHFKPIRNNQDRDSIPCQYIGLKSEDGSSFRTPSDLKQDFNKSVEICLNSQRKSRWIDAIRILCSDPIFKEYELENTALDAEHVAKITGIFDKLSSGHKIILLTVTKLVELVDEKTLVLIDEPENHLHPPLLSSFIRTVSDLLIKRNAVAIVATHSPVVLQEVPQSCVTKIDRVRSEYSLYRPDIETYGENVGTLTREVFQLEVMDSGFHKTISDHLNSDKNYDNLLNSFGGKIGSEGKAIARSIILTSGDSNA, encoded by the coding sequence ATGCCTCAATCTGCAGAGAATCAAACAGTAAATTTTATAGTGATAGCCGAGCGAGGCTCACTTGGGAATGCCCCAAACACATGCTATTTATGGGTAAATAACTGGGATGACTTCGGCTTCAAAACCACTTTTGCATTATACTACATTACCAAAGATGGTGAACAAAAAGATTTAGGACGCATCAGTATTGCTAATGAAGGATTAACTGGGGGCTATGTCCAACTACCAGAATCACCTTTCATTCAATTGCCTGAAAACTATTGCTCCCTTGGCCATAGCCAAGGCTATTATGAAGAATTAATGGGTTTACCGTCTTTAATTAGAATATCTATTCTAAGAGGTCTAAGAGACTGCGCCTACGATCAGGAAATTTTTGAAAGGTTCCAAGATGAGAATGCAGTTTCTACTTCTTTATTGCGCCATGTCAGTGTCCAAAATGTAAATTATCTATTTCCTAATATACTTAGAGGGCATGCCGTTGCAACTCCATATAAATTTCAATTTCGATTAAATGGAAACGAAACCACAGCTATTGATGTAAGTGTTGTACCCGACTCCACTCCTCCAACTAATATACACGTCTTAATTGGTAGAAATGGAGTGGGGAAAACCAGAATCTTATCTGGCCTAGCAGATCAGATAACTAAAAATCCTTCACCTGCTGATATTAGCCAAAATGGAGAAATAGTATTTTCTCAGAACACCTTAGGTTTCTTGGAGCAGAATGGGCAAAGCGACCGGTTCACGAATCTTGTTACCGTAGTATTTAGTGCATTTGACCATTTCAAGCCGATAAGGAACAATCAGGACAGAGATAGTATTCCTTGTCAGTATATTGGTCTAAAAAGTGAAGATGGGAGCTCTTTTAGAACACCGAGTGACTTGAAGCAAGACTTTAACAAATCAGTAGAAATATGTCTCAACAGTCAGAGAAAGTCTCGCTGGATAGATGCAATCAGAATTCTCTGCTCAGATCCGATATTTAAAGAATATGAACTTGAGAATACTGCTTTAGACGCCGAACATGTTGCTAAAATTACAGGTATTTTTGATAAGTTAAGTTCAGGTCATAAAATTATCCTTTTAACAGTTACCAAATTAGTGGAGCTCGTAGATGAAAAAACGCTGGTTCTAATTGACGAGCCTGAGAACCATTTACACCCCCCATTGTTATCTTCATTTATTAGAACCGTGTCAGATCTATTAATCAAAAGAAATGCCGTTGCTATAGTGGCAACTCATTCGCCCGTGGTACTCCAAGAGGTGCCACAATCTTGTGTAACTAAAATTGATAGAGTTAGATCTGAATATAGTTTGTATAGGCCTGACATAGAAACGTATGGAGAGAATGTAGGGACGCTCACGCGCGAAGTATTTCAGTTAGAGGTTATGGATAGCGGTTTTCACAAAACTATTAGCGACCACCTAAATTCTGACAAAAATTATGATAATCTTCTTAATTCCTTCGGGGGTAAAATTGGCTCTGAGGGAAAAGCTATTGCTCGCTCTATAATTCTTACTAGCGGAGACAGCAATGCATAG
- a CDS encoding DUF2269 domain-containing protein: MTYFLLKWIHIISSTILFGTGIGSAFYMFMANRRKDIAGIYFATRHVVIADWIFTTPSVIVQLLTGIALVHVVGYELFEGWVLWALILYFFAGACWLPVVWMQIKMRDMAKEALDNGAELPARYWKMDRWWIILGSLAFPAIMVVFWLMVYKPSF, encoded by the coding sequence ATGACCTACTTCCTGCTCAAATGGATTCATATCATCAGCTCTACAATCTTATTCGGCACAGGCATTGGCAGTGCCTTCTATATGTTTATGGCAAACAGGAGGAAGGATATAGCGGGCATTTATTTTGCCACTCGTCATGTTGTGATTGCAGATTGGATATTCACGACTCCTAGTGTGATTGTCCAACTTCTCACCGGCATCGCGCTTGTACATGTTGTGGGATATGAATTGTTTGAAGGCTGGGTACTGTGGGCGCTCATACTCTACTTTTTCGCTGGCGCTTGTTGGTTGCCTGTAGTCTGGATGCAAATCAAAATGCGTGATATGGCTAAAGAGGCGCTGGATAACGGGGCGGAGTTACCAGCTCGTTACTGGAAAATGGATCGCTGGTGGATTATCCTTGGCTCACTAGCCTTTCCAGCAATTATGGTAGTGTTCTGGCTGATGGTTTATAAGCCTAGTTTTTAG
- a CDS encoding metalloregulator ArsR/SmtB family transcription factor codes for MEKVFQALSSGVRRKILAYLSASSMTAGEIAERFDISKPSLSKHLSILENAGLISGEKKGQYIHYSLVKDNLVNTLHGFVQEICPVGRPIKKESKKKAKERQDR; via the coding sequence ATGGAAAAAGTTTTTCAGGCATTATCATCCGGAGTTCGTCGCAAGATACTTGCCTACCTGTCAGCATCTAGTATGACGGCCGGTGAGATTGCCGAACGTTTCGATATTAGTAAGCCATCCCTATCAAAGCACCTTAGCATACTTGAAAATGCTGGTCTTATTTCTGGAGAAAAGAAGGGGCAATATATTCATTATAGCCTCGTAAAAGATAATCTGGTGAACACACTGCATGGTTTTGTGCAGGAAATTTGCCCGGTAGGTAGGCCGATCAAAAAAGAAAGTAAGAAAAAAGCGAAAGAGAGGCAGGATAGATAA
- a CDS encoding DCC1-like thiol-disulfide oxidoreductase family protein codes for MQEIDHMATNTNVIYFVYDGECPICQMGASLYKVRQSVGELKTIDARTEKDHPVMQEVNQAGLNLDEGMVIKYNDQLYQGEEALHLMATLGADSGWFNHVNNTLYKSKTLAKLSYPFMKGARNIALKLKGVGKINNLES; via the coding sequence ATGCAAGAGATTGATCACATGGCCACCAATACCAACGTTATTTATTTTGTCTATGATGGTGAATGTCCAATTTGCCAGATGGGAGCGAGCTTATACAAAGTACGGCAATCTGTGGGAGAGCTTAAAACGATCGATGCAAGAACAGAGAAAGACCATCCTGTTATGCAGGAAGTCAACCAAGCAGGGCTGAATCTTGATGAAGGGATGGTGATCAAATATAATGACCAGCTTTATCAAGGCGAAGAGGCCCTTCACCTCATGGCAACGCTTGGTGCGGATAGCGGTTGGTTCAACCACGTAAACAATACGCTTTATAAATCCAAAACCCTTGCCAAACTGAGCTATCCTTTTATGAAGGGCGCGCGCAATATAGCGTTAAAACTAAAAGGCGTTGGCAAAATAAATAATCTGGAGTCATAG
- a CDS encoding DUF4166 domain-containing protein codes for MLSTDPIFKPIFGESWNDLPTVMHKHYANRPNSDDISTVEGTLDVMCKWYLKPFFWLFGTVPPHNETDVPVTVDFTSQPDSPAFCFNRAFHFKNHKLFRFRSRMTQVMDNEVMERMNYGICWHSYYSWDGKKVTLRHKGYSLRVANINIPLPITWLIGRGDADEWPIDDDTFDMRATIIHPLLGKVYEYKGQFKVVKEV; via the coding sequence ATGTTATCAACTGATCCCATATTCAAACCCATTTTTGGCGAAAGCTGGAATGACTTGCCTACAGTGATGCATAAGCATTATGCTAATCGCCCCAATAGTGACGATATTTCAACGGTTGAGGGTACATTAGATGTGATGTGCAAATGGTATCTCAAACCCTTTTTTTGGCTATTTGGCACTGTTCCTCCGCATAATGAAACGGACGTCCCTGTTACAGTAGATTTTACGAGTCAGCCAGATAGCCCCGCGTTCTGTTTTAATCGTGCGTTTCATTTCAAAAACCACAAACTATTTCGTTTCCGCTCACGCATGACACAGGTGATGGATAATGAAGTCATGGAGCGTATGAATTACGGCATTTGCTGGCATTCTTATTATAGTTGGGATGGGAAGAAAGTAACGCTACGGCACAAAGGATATTCATTGCGTGTAGCTAACATCAATATCCCACTACCGATTACATGGTTGATTGGTCGGGGCGATGCGGATGAATGGCCGATTGATGATGATACGTTCGATATGCGTGCAACGATTATTCATCCTCTGCTTGGGAAGGTATATGAATATAAGGGCCAATTCAAAGTGGTGAAAGAAGTATGA